The genomic region TTCTTGCTCATGGAATGGTGACATCTGGAGGAATTCCTCCTTGCCGCCCCTCGGAAGTGCATTCCGTTGTGGAAACTCTCTGCAGGCGGAACAGCTCCATCCCCATGGGTTCACCTGCTGATGCCGAGTTCCTTCTGCCCTTCTGCATCTCATGTCCCCGGTGCATGGATCTGTGAGAAAAGCTCTCCTGATCTCTGCCACCCACCCCtcttctcacctgtaaaacaggACAACGACTTGGGGCTCCCCGGGGCGGGTCCCTGCTCCACTGACCCGCCCTCTTGCCTTGCTTCCAGGGAGCCCGGCTGACAATGCCTCCCTCAAGTCAGGCGACCGGATCCTCTTCCTCAATGGACTGGACATGAGGTCAGAGGCAAACAGCCCCCAGGACTCCTGACTCTCGGGACATCCCGGCCCCGGGCCTCTGACCAGTTGGTCCCCTGTTTGTCCCCCCTTCCATGGGAAGCCTTGAATctgccctcccaccctctccaggATGTCAAATCGTCCTTCCAGCTGGGAGACACCCAGGCTCCATGCTTGGGGCAAAGAGTTGACTGGATCATGTGTGTCGTTGCCTTGGGGGGGACCCTATAGGGAGGACGGGGGCATGACGCCTTCAGTACCCACAAGTGTCCAGCTGGCCCTGGGCCTGGAACTTCTCCTGCAGAAGGCGGGCTTCGGGCCCACCTGTGGCCTCGCCGTgtggcctcctccaggaggaCTGGGGGGTCCGGGGAGTGGTGTGCGCTCGGGTCACGCTGGGCCGGCCCTCTGGGGCCCCCTCTGCTCGGCAGGAACTGCTCCCATGACAAGGTGGTGTCCATGCTCCAGGGCAGCGGCGCCATGCCCACGCTGGTGGTGGAGGAGGGGCTCGTCCCGTTCGCCAGTGGTGAGACGCCCGTGGCCCTGGGTCGCCTTGGCCGCTGGAGCCCCTACTTGGGTCACCAGGGGTGGGATTCCCAAGTCTACCGAGGCCTCTGCTCTCCCTGCAGACCTGCAGCTTCCCTCCCCAGGTTGGGCAGCCTCAGAGCTCCCCCTCCAGCCCCGTCCTCATCTCTCACCCCAGCTCGGGAGGTTCCCTGGCCCTAGCCGCTGGGCAAACCTTGCCTAGCCTGGGGACACACCGGCTCACTCGTGTTTCTCCTTCCTGtgacctccccctccccccccaccgaAGATTCCGACTCGATGGATTCCCCCAACCCGTCGTCGGCGCTCACCTCCCTGCAATGGGTGGCTGAGATCCTCCCGTCCAGTATCCGAGTGCAGGGGAGGACCTTCAGCCAGCAGCTGGAGCACCTGCTCACACCCCCCGAGCGCTACGGGGTCTGCCGGGCCCTTGAGAGCTTCTTCCAGCACAGGTGGTCACCCCAGggtggcaggggtggaggggatCTGCTGTGGGTGGACCCCAAATCCTGCCCAGACTCACCACCACTCACCTGCCTGAGCTTCTCCTGAGAGCGTCTCAAAGGGGCCCCCGAATGTGGGGGCCATTGGGCTGCCCTAAACAAACCCCAGCTCTGACACCTCCCAGCCACGTGACCTGGCCAGGTCCCAGCCCCGTCTGTAAATTGAAGCAGACAGTGAACCCCTGCAGTGTGGTTGGCAGGACCCTCGAAACACCCACCCTTGGGCACCCACGACCAGCCCGACCCTATTCGGGTCGGAGTAGCATCTTTCTTTGCCCActtcagcagcagcaggagcgtTTATCACATGCCTCAGCCCAGAGGGTCATTGTCTTGGTCCATGCAAAGCCAGTTACTTCTCCATCCTCTTTTTCCGTTTAAACAAAAATGTATGTGTTTGTTGAAATATAACTCACATAGCATACAGTTCATGCATTTGAGTGTACAACGCACTGGATCTTAGTATGTTCACAAACGTGTTGTAACCATCACCACATTCAGttttaggacattttcatcacttcaaaAGGAAGTCCCAACCGTTTCACAGTTGTTCCCACCCCCTCAACCTCCCCCACTCCCGCTTCACCTTAAACCACCAGTAATCCACTTTCCTTCTCTGTAGGTTTCCCTGTTCTGGAGACTTCAAATGCTGGAACCATACGATATGTGGACTTCTTTATAACtattttcccactttttaaatttttaactaatttatttctGGCCGTGCTGGGTCCTGGTTGCTGCGcacgggcttcctctagttgcggagagcggGGGCTTCTGTAGCTGCAGCGCGTGGCCTTCTTGTTGccgcggcttctcttgttgcagagcatggactcagtCGTTGtgactcaggcttagttgctccgaagcatgtgggattcttcctggaccagggatcgaattcatgtcccctccactggcaggcagattcttaaccactggaccaccagagcagTCCCAATATGTGgacttttatgtctggcttctttcatttagcatgttttcaacattcacatgggcttccctggtggctcagtggcaaagaatctgcctacaacgcaggagacataacagatttctgatccctgggttcggaagatcccctggagaaggaaatggcaacccacttcagtattcttgcctgggaaatcccatggacagaggagcctggctacggtccatggggtcgaaagagtcagacatgacttggcgactaaacaacaatagcattCATCCAAGTTATAACACCCTCAGTCAACCCTCCATATCTGTGGGTTCTGCATCTCCAGATTTCACCAGCCATGGAACAAATATATGTGGTAAAAAAATTAcaggaagttccaaaaagcaaaacttaaaattGGCTAGAATTCCCTGTACGTTTCAGATACCGATTCCTTGTTGATTTTAGACATTGTAAGTATCTTCTCCCATTTGTTACTGTCTTATTACTTCCGTTATATCTAGTATTGTCAGCTCCAGGTTTTCTTGATTTTGTATAATCACATTCAATGCATATGGGGCCTTATGGCTTTggcttttgaatttttatttaagaagTCCTTCCCTGCTCCTTGGTCAAAAGAAATCTCCTGCATTATCTTCTGTTAGTTCTATAATCATACTTTGCACAGTTTGGTCTTTTATCCACCCAGGGTTCATCTTTATGTGTGATGTTACATGAggatcagttttatttttttccatacaatgcagggatcagcaaactttcTGGAAAGGGcctgatagtaaatattttagggttTGCAGGCCGTACAGTCTCCACTGAAAGCTAAAACCCTTCACCTGAAAATGGTCAGAGACAATATACACCAGTATGGGTGGCCATGTTCCTGTAAATCTtgctttacaaaaacaggtggagGGCCAAATGTTGGGCCTTGGGCCATTATTTACCAGTCCCTTGAGtcagttttccaaatatgttctatacatttttttaatttaaatttttggcCCTGGAGCATGGGGGagtttagttccccgaccagaggaaactgtgccccctgcattggcagtgtggagccttaaccaccagactgcaAGGGAAGTCCTCATTCTATccattttaatcttcacaacagctcTGTGCGGTAGATGCTTTCCCCTCACCCCcccatcctccccacctcccctcccacccacccctcaccccccaaccAAGCAACCCAGCTTACaggatcttcagttcagttcagttcagtcattcagtctgactctttgcaactccatgaaccgcagcacaccaggcctccctgtccattaccaactcccggagtctacgcatacccatgcccattgagtcggtgatgccatccaaccatctcatcctctgtcgtccccttctcctcctgctctcaatctttcccagcatcagggtctttccaaatgagtcaggatcttagttccccgagtagggattgaacctgggccacaacAGTGAAAGTCTAAAGTCCTAACCCCTGAGCCGCCAGCGAACTCTTGGTAGATACTATTTTtgtctcccattttacagaggaggaaactgagacacagagaaatgAGTAATAGGAGAAGATCACTTGGCTGgcaggtggcagagctggaatttgaatccGGGCAGGCTGTCCGCAGAGCCTGCCTTCCCGCCCACTTCTCTGTctggggaaggaggggaagggtGTGAGGACCAGAAGTGCCTCCGTCCCCGACCCAGCCTGCTCTGGTGAACCCCGGAGTCACGAAGTCCTCGAtctgcaacccccccccccaccaggaaCATCGACACCCTCATCGTCGACGTCTACCCGGTGCTGGACACTCCGGCCAAACAGGTCCTCTGGCAGTTCATCTACCAGCTGCTAACCTACGAGGAGCAGGAACTCTGCCAGGAGAAGATCGCCTGCTTCCTGGGCTACACAGCCATGACCGGTAAGCGGCCCCGCCCCCTGGCCCGCCCACCCGGCGAAGAGCCTGTTCTCACCTGGGAGGCTTTACAGCTGGCCTGGCCCCTCCCACTCGCAGATGCACCCCTGTGCTGGTAGCTagcatcttcccaggtggcccagtggtgaagaatctacctgccaattcgGGAAACACAAAgagtcacaggttcgatccctgggtggggaagatgccctggagtaggaaacggcaacccactccagtagcctgaagaatcccatggacagaggagcctggcaggctacagtccttggggtcgcagagagtcggacttgactgtaGATACATGCCCAGCACTCCCGGGCTGCTCCCTTGCTTAGCTCCACAGATGCACTTTCCCAGTTTGATCCTTAAAGCAGCATAACCttagactctttttttttatatatatttatttatttggatgtgcTGAGTcttccctgtggcatgtgggatctttggttgcggcatgtgaactctgagttgcagtatgtggaatctagttccctgaccagggatcgaacccggggcccctgctttgggagcacagagtcttagcccctggaccaccagggaggtcccacctTAGACTTCAAACACCCCACCTAACGCCGTGGGTCTCGGGTTTCTCACCCACGTAGTGAGGGTGAgcgcagtggctgtgctttgcacCCCAGGGAGGGCGGCACAGATCAAGGGGTCCGTGTGGACGCTGTTTACAGACCTGGGTGGTGAGCACACGGCCAGCTTACCCTGCCTGATGGGCTCTGAAGCCCGCAGACTCACACGAGAGCCTGTGGGTCCCTGTGCAGCCTCTGACCGCCCGCCCCCCGCTGTTCCACTGCTGTGTGTCCGCCTGCCCACACACACCTCAGCACGTGGGCTGCGGGCACCCAAAGGGGGCCAAACCTTGGGCACCTGCTCTGGACCGCCTGCACATCCCCTATGTGCTCCCCCGGGTGCCCATTAACCCTCGTCCTGGGGACCCacaggtgggggttggggggagagggtTTGAACTCAGATGCAGACTGGGCAGCAGACCTCCCTCCCACACTTCTACCCTGACCTGGAATCTTCCATCTCACCCCTGCGGTCAGCGGCGTCTGGTGTGCGGACCTTGGACTCACGGGGTCCTAGGCTGTCGTCCTGAGAAAGGACCTACTGGGTAGGGAGGCTGTGACCCCCTCCACGCAGCCTCCATCTTCAGCCCAGCACCACCTGGGGCCCCTCCTGTGCCGGGCACCCCGcttcccaccccagggctccCCCTGAAAGCAGGGCCGGGCTCGTGGGTGGTGCCCTCGCCCTCCCTGTGTTCGGAGGCTCCTTGTCCAGCTGAGAAGACAAGGAGCCCGTCTCCCCGTTGGTCCCACAGCCGAGCCAGAGCCCGAGCTGGAGCCGGAGCTGGAGCCCGAGCCGGCGCCCGAGCCCCAGATGCGGAGCTCCCTGAGGGCCTCCTCCATGTGCCGCCGCAGCCTCCGCTCCCAGGGCCTGGAGGCCAGCCTTGGCTGTGGTGAGGCCTGGGACCAACAGGCCACCAgtggggggagggcggggccAGGACTCGCttttcccacctgtaaaatgggcttgGCGAGATGAGACATCCCCGAATAAGCTGAGCGGGTGCCTCCTACCCCCGGGTCTGCAGGGCTTGgtgcttctttctccagggcctgggctggggtcTAACCCTTAGAGCTCAGAGGCGGTCACTAGACCCCCCACCCTCTGGTGGACTGTGCTGCCCTTCTGATTCCCCTGGCAGGTCCTGGCGACTGTCCGGAGATGCCTCTTCCTCCCATCCCAGGCGAGCGGCAGGCAGGTGACGGCACATCCCTCCCCGAGACGCCCAACCCCAAGATGGTGAGACCTTCTCTCCACCCTGCTCCTGGTGTCAACAGGGAGCTGGGAATGGGTGGCCCACGGAGCTGGGGCAGACCCTGGCCTCCCAGACCACCCAGGTTTGCCTTTGAGGGCCGACCGGACTCACCCGCGCCTCTTCCTCTCCTGGAAGATGTCAGCCGTCTACGCGGAGCTCGAGTCCCGACTGAGCAGCAGCTTCAAAGGGAAGATGGGgaccagctcccgagcccgcgcctccCCGCCGCTGCCCAGCGCGGCAGGCCCAGCAGGTAGGGGCTCTCCAGCCCCGGCTCCCAAGGGCCACTCCTGCCTCCTGGCCAGCTGGCTGGGtgttgcccccacccccaggcataCCCCCCTGGAGCCCCTTTTTCCTCCGTGGCCATGGGGCTGAATGCTGGGGAACCCGGGCAACCTCCATGGCTAGGGGCCATCAAGATCCGCCTTGTCCTGGCCGCCTTCCCGTGTCCCCTCTCTGATCCTCGCCACCACTGTGGATCTGGAAAAGCGGAGGGCTGCTCccaaggggtgggggtggtcctCAGTGAACGTGTAGCTGTTGCATAAACTAGACAGCATGCGTTACTCTGTGAATGGCTCAGCTGCGCAGATGGCTGCCCACACAACGGTTTCTCTGCCGTTCTGAAGGCAGGACCCCTGGGTGACACTTCTGAGGGTCAAAGGCTTGCTGGGTACCGTGACTTTGGTCTGGAGACCCCCTCACCCTTGCCTTGTGTTCAGTGGGTTCCGGGTGGGACCCTGGGATCATCTCCAGGATGAGCAGGGGTCTGCCTGTCCTGGACCCAGCAGCACGCCCTCTGTCCACTCTGGCCTCCGATCATCCTCAGGGAAGACCTGGAGAGGCGGAGTTACCAGAGTCTTCCTGTGCTGTgtccagagagggaaagagaggtgcCCAGGGGCTCAGAGCCCACCTGCCCTGGCACCCTCCCCCCAGCCTGTGCTGGAACCCAGGCACTGACCCAGGAGTGGTCCTCACAGCccgcaccccccctccccccgcaggGCCCAGGACCCGGTCCAGCATCTCGTGGCCCAGCGAGCAGCTCCTGCCTTCCCCCAGCTACTACCCGCTGTGCTCAGAGGGCCTGGCCTCCCCCAGCAGCTCCGAGTCCCACCCCTACGCCAGCCTGGACAGCAGCCGGGCACCTTCCCCTCAGCCGGACCCCGAGCCCGACCGCGCCGAGAGCCCCCCCAGCCTGGACCCCAGCCGCCGCCCATCCAGCCGCCGGAAGCTCTTCGCCTTCTCCCGCCCTGTGCGAAGCCGGGACACTGACCGCTTCCTGGATGCGCTGAGTGAGCAACTGGGCCCCCGGGTCACCATCGTGGAGGATTTCCTGAGCCCCGAAAATGACTACGAGGAGGTGAGCACACAGGCACGTGTGTGGGGGGGAGGCGGGCAGGGGGCCTGTAAGGGGACTGGGGTCCTGGGGCTCCTGCCAGAGTCTGCTGCCCCAAGGGCAGTGCCGCAGGCTCCCCCTCCCTGTCTCCCAGCACGCCCCGCTCCCCATCTGGAGCTGTCCCACCCTTGGCTCAAGCTTCGACACCCCCCCCTACTCAAGGCCACCCCATGTACCGGGTCTCAGGTCCCTTCGCCAGCTCAGGCCGACCCCATCCAGCCCCTGGGCCGTGCCTCTGCTGCCCCGGGCCTTCCGGTCCTCCGCGCCTCGGCCCCTGCCCCTGTCTCCCCCGGGGCCCCGCCTGGCCCTCCCCTCGCCTGGCTGTCTCCCCAGATGAGCTTCCACGACGACCAGGGCAGCTTCATCACCAACGAGAGGAGCAGCGCCAGCGAGTGCATCAGCAGCAGCGAGGAAGGCAGCTCCCTGACCTACTCCTCCCTCTCCGACCACATTCCCCCGCCCCCCctcagccccccgcccccgccgcccctgcCCTTCCACGACCCCAAGCCCAGCAGCTCCCGCACCCCGGACGGGCCCCGGGGCCCCGCTCCGGCGCTGCCCAAACCCCTCGCCCAGCTCGGCCACCCGGtccccccaccgcccccgccgcccctgcccccgcccgTTCCCTGCGCACCCCCCATGCTGCCCCGGGGCCTGGGCCACCGCCGCAGCGAGACCAGCCACATGAGCGTCAAGCGCCTGCGGTGGGAGCAGGTGGAGAACTCAGAAGGCACCATCTGGGGACAGGTAGGTGACCTGGGGACCCAGAGCGCTCTGCACCAGGGGAGGCAGCTCGGGCAGCAGCAGTGAAGACAAGGTCCACCTCTGGGGCGCTTCCAACATCAGCTGACCGTCCCCGGGCCCTCCCCATCCTCAGCAGATGATGAACAAGAGCTCGGTCCAGGGACACGCTCACCCTCAGTGGTCAACACAGGCACCAAAGCCCAGTCAGTGTCCCTGAGCCGGTGACATGCTGAAGACACCCAGAAAAGGCACCGCTCTCACCCTTGAAACCTGTCACTCGAGATGTGAATGGTCCCCTTAGGCTCTTGGAGCTGAGAGAAGGACAGCTGGTTAGAGAGTCACAGACGTTTGAGCTGTCTGACAGTCTGCCGTGCAGTGTATTCACAGGAGCCGAGACCAGAGGATTCTGAAAAGGGCAGCTGGTCCAAACCCCCACGCAGCagcctctcccctttcactttttgcagtttctttctttctggctgtgctgggtcttcatggctgcgtgggcttttctctagttgcagagaacggGTCCTCCTCTCAAGTTGCGGTCTGCAGGCTTCTCATCTCAGTGACTTCCCTTGGGgcggagcacaagctctagggtgtCCTGGCTTCGGTCGTTGCAGCagatgggctcagcagttgcggcttccgggttccagagcacaggcttggtagttgtggcgaatgggcttagttgctctatagCATGTGCGgtctttcccaatcagggattgaaccgtgtctcctgcattgacaggcggattctttaccactgagccaccagggaagcccccagccctTCACCCTGATGCTCGAGTTTCCTCCCAAACAGCACTGCCAGTATTTACTTGGTCACCTTCACTGTTGGGGAGCTCACTACCTGTCGAGACATCCCTTTCCTCCCTGGACAGTTTTCACCAGCCATCCTTGCCTTGCTCTGGAATTTCTGTCTCACCAGGATTCCCATGCCCTACTTACTGTCCCGCCCCTTGAAATCAGGCAGAGCAGGTATATTTCCTTATCCACAGGCCAACCAGCCCATTGGACGAGCAAGGTTCACCCCATACCTGTTCTTTGGGTAACTGCCCTAGAACATGGTTCCTAGCCTCACAGTCTGTCAAAGGGCAGGCCCCAAATGGAACTCCCAGAGGGGCTTCACCAGTTCAGAGGAGAAAACACGGCCCTCATGTCCTCTCACCTGGACATCACACTCCTCATTTGGCCAAGGAACCCTCAGGTTTCTGGGGCTGCCCCATCTCAGCACTTGTTCCCGCCGTCATCCTCCACCCTAgtcctctcctcttcctgggaCGCCTAGTAACGTGTCCTCACTGCAGCCACTCTCCATTGGAGCatgcttgtcattttttttcccattgccaCCTCCTGGGTCCCAATTCCATCTCCTGCCTTCCCAGCCAAGTTGGCATCAGCCCAcatctccagggaaccttctcaTATTACTAATAAGGATGGTCAGCAGGACAGTCATGAACAGGCACCTCCTGGGTCCCCTGGAGACTCCTACCAGCCTCAGATGGGCCTTGCAGCCTTGCTCTGCAGAATGATCCTTCCCCTGATTTACTGCAGTGGACACAGGGACATGGGTCAGGCATCTGGCCAAGGCCTTGCAGCCATGGGCCTTCTAGAGTGTCACCTCTCATCCGGATCAGTCATCACAGCCGCCCAGCTGGTTCCTAGCCTCTGGCATTTCCCTGCTTCCGTTTCCCCAGCTTCGGGGACCCAGGGCAGCTCTGGTGAACTCACTGCCAGCAAAGGACACCTCAGAGCAGACCCGGACCCCTTGGCCACCTTCTGAAGCCTCCTTGGGTGGCTCCAGCCCCTTCACAACCCTTGTACCCCCTGCTCCCGTGCAACTTGCTGGCTTCTGCATGGAGAGTGTTCCAGGTCTGAGTGTTGTTGACCACAAGAGGAGCCAGCTCATCGCCTGATGATAACTTGGATGATTTATCAATGGCTCCTCCTGCAGTCTCCTCCCGTCCCGTCCCCAGGTTCATGCCAGGGGCTTGGTGGAGGCTCTCCCTCCGGAGCACCCAGGGCTGCCCTCagagggtggggggcagtggaGGACCGCAGTCCAGCTGCCAGTACTGTTGCTCACTCTGAACCTCCCCCTCCCTCGCAGCTCGGGGAGGACTCTGACTACGATAAGCTGAGCGACATGGTGAAATACCTCGACCTGGAGCTCCACTTTGGCACCCAGAAAGCTGCCAGTGAGTGGCCCCAGGCGCCAAGGGGAGCCCTGACGCTGGGTTCTGCGGCAGCCCACCCACTGCCTTCTGTGGGGGTCCCAGGGCTGAGAGTCCCCGAGGTCTGAACAAACTGCCCTTTACTTCCTGGGCCCCGGAATTAGTTAacatctcagagcctcagtttccccactttaACACTGCAGGTCGTCATAACTGGCACGTATCACATGCTTACCAAATGCCACACACCCTTGTTTCTACATTAATCCTGTGACAATCATGTAAGGTGGGGGCTGTGATCACCCCAACTTCCTGATGAGGCAGCACGTAGAGGCCAGGTAATTTGTTCAAAGTCAGAGTCAGGTAGACAGATAGCCcatccagtctctctctctcccctagcCCCCCTGCGTGTCTCTCTGTCATTGGGATACTGTGTATGTGGAGAGTGGTCCTCGGGTGGAAGAGAGAGACTGTTGTCCTTCTAGGCAGCATCTACAGTCACTAGGTGGCCGGTTCTCCTTATGGGGCTGGCTCAGGGCCAAAGGCCAGGGGGGAGAGGACAGGGGAGGtacatacacacatcacacacactagGTGTGCAAGACTGGACTCCAGAGGCCATGAGTGAGGAGAGTGGACACCTGGAGCTGATTCCGTCAAGTCCGTGGGCAGGGACCTCGGGACAGTGGGTGTGGCCACACCCCTCCTGGGCCCTCCCCCAGCAGCCTCAACCTAGCCTCCTGTCCCTAAACCATCAGTTTCCCTTCCAGAGCCGGTGCCGGGGCCTGAGCCCTTCAGAAAGAAGGAGGTGGTGGAGATCCTGTCCCACAAGAAGGCCTACAACACCTGTGAGGGGCTGCGGAGGCccagggggtagggggtgggctgGACACGACCCCCTCGGGGCCGCAGAGCCTCGGATCCACCCCAGTGGATAATAGAGATCGGGCCATGTGGGCCCCCAGCACCTGCCACCGGGCTCTGTGAACGCTCCCTCCCAGGTGCGGCTGCCAGCCGGGTCCCCTCGGGAAGCGTTGGCTCTGCCCCCATCCTGTGATGTGCTCCCAGTTCTGGCCCTGCATCCTCTGCTAGCATCCTCTGCTCACCCCTTTAAGACCCTCGCTAGTTCCCTGGCCCCAgctccacagttcagttcagttcagtcgctcagtcgtgtctgactcttcgcgaccccacagactgcagcacaccacgcctccctgtccatgaccaactcccggagcttgctcaaactcatgtccatcgagtcggtgatgccatccaaccatctcatcctctgtcgtccgcttttCCTCCTGCAtgcaatcttgcccagcatcagggtcttttccaatgagtcagttcttcgcctcaggtggccaaagtattggcgtttcagcttcagcatcagttcttccaatgaatattcagaattgattccctttaggatggactgactggatctcctttgCAGCTCCACAGGCCCTACTCAATCTAGGTCTGTCCCCTGGAGAACCCTTCCCTTGAAGGGTCTCAGGACGGATCCTCTGGTCCTCTGGACCGGCTCctaccccgcccccgccccgctcaccccgaggccccgccccggccccgccccgctcaCCCGCGGCCCCGCCCACAGCCATCCTGCTGGCGCACCTGAAGCTGAGCCCGGCCGAGCTGCGGCAGGTGCTCATGAGCATGGAGCCCCGGCGCCTGGAGCCCGCGCACCTCGCGCAGCTGCTGCTCTTCGCGCCCGACGCCGACGAGGAGCAGCGCTACCAGGCCTACCGCGAGGCGCCCGGCCGCCTCAGCGAGCCCGACCAGTTCGTCCTGCAGGTGCTGCGGCCGGGCCCGTCCCCTCCCGGGGCCAAGGGCGGCCGCCCTGTGGGTCGCGACCTCCTCTATCGcggttctctctctttttgtgcGTGCGTCCCGCTCCCCTGCCGGCCCCGCGCTCACACCTCTGAGTCTTACACCTTGAACGGCCAGGTCTCACTCGGGGTCCGGGGGAGATGGGATGAGGGTGCGCCCTAGAGGTCGTGCTTATTTTCCTAAGGGGATGCCGGCCGCGCGCTGACcccacgccaggctgccctggggcAGGGTCTCCCGGCGGCGTGGATGAATGCTGGCTGTGCCTTTCTGGTAGATGCTGTCGGTTCCCGAATACAAGACCCGTCTGCGCAGCCTCCACTTCCAGGCCACCCTCCAGGAGAAGACGGAGGAGATCCGGGGCAGCCTGGAGTGcttgcgccaggcctccctagaGCTCAAGAACAGCCGGAAGCTTGCCAAGATCCTGGAGGTCAGGGCCACCCCCTCTCAGATCAGTCTGCCTGCCCCTCTGCCCCCTGGGGTTTCCAGCCTGGAGGCCCATCCCCGGAGGGGCCAGGCAGTGAGGGAGGACCTGCCCTCTGGTTCTCTCCCCAGTTTGTATTGGCCATGGGCAACTATCTCAATGATGGACAGCCTCAAACCAACAAGACCACGGGCTTCAAGATCAACTTCCTGACGGAGGTGAGGGGGCCGGTCAGG from Muntiacus reevesi chromosome 2, mMunRee1.1, whole genome shotgun sequence harbors:
- the GRID2IP gene encoding delphilin isoform X3; the protein is MPATNQGWPEDFGFRLGGSGPCFVLDVVEGSSAHVGGLRPGDQILEVEGLAVGGLSRERLVRLAQRCPRVPPSLGVLPGPIGCPGAGSGCEPLTTVLRSPRSSRSLYLGRELLRLAGRKRPDAVHRERRRKAQEFSRKVDEVLGDQPTAKEQVFAALKQFAAEQRVDELVWALTLALPPEAREPLLENLRIFIPKKHRARFDEVVSQGLLGKLCRARRTQGAQRLRRSRSEERPERLLVSTRASAAPRRPDEPPPRKAASLLGGRAGPGGARRTVRVYKGNKSFGFTLRGHGPVWIESVLPGSPADNASLKSGDRILFLNGLDMRNCSHDKVVSMLQGSGAMPTLVVEEGLVPFASDSDSMDSPNPSSALTSLQWVAEILPSSIRVQGRTFSQQLEHLLTPPERYGVCRALESFFQHRNIDTLIVDVYPVLDTPAKQVLWQFIYQLLTYEEQELCQEKIACFLGYTAMTAEPEPELEPELEPEPAPEPQMRSSLRASSMCRRSLRSQGLEASLGCGPGDCPEMPLPPIPGERQAGDGTSLPETPNPKMMSAVYAELESRLSSSFKGKMGTSSRARASPPLPSAAGPAGPRTRSSISWPSEQLLPSPSYYPLCSEGLASPSSSESHPYASLDSSRAPSPQPDPEPDRAESPPSLDPSRRPSSRRKLFAFSRPVRSRDTDRFLDALSEQLGPRVTIVEDFLSPENDYEEMSFHDDQGSFITNERSSASECISSSEEGSSLTYSSLSDHIPPPPLSPPPPPPLPFHDPKPSSSRTPDGPRGPAPALPKPLAQLGHPVPPPPPPPLPPPVPCAPPMLPRGLGHRRSETSHMSVKRLRWEQVENSEGTIWGQLGEDSDYDKLSDMVKYLDLELHFGTQKAAKPVPGPEPFRKKEVVEILSHKKAYNTSILLAHLKLSPAELRQVLMSMEPRRLEPAHLAQLLLFAPDADEEQRYQAYREAPGRLSEPDQFVLQMLSVPEYKTRLRSLHFQATLQEKTEEIRGSLECLRQASLELKNSRKLAKILEFVLAMGNYLNDGQPQTNKTTGFKINFLTELNSTKTVDGKSTFLHILAKSLSQHFPELLGFAQDLPTVPLAAKVNQRALTSDLADLHGTISEIQAACQSMAPSSEDKFAVVMASFLETAQPLLRALDGLQREAMEELGKALAFFGEDSKATTSEAFFGIFAEFMSKFERALGDLQAAEGPRSSGMVSPLAW
- the GRID2IP gene encoding delphilin isoform X2 produces the protein MSCLGIFIPKKHRARFDEVVSQGLLGKLCRARRTQGAQRLRRSRSEERPERLLVSTRASAAPRRPDEPPPRKAASLLGGRAGPGGARRTVRVYKGNKSFGFTLRGHGPVWIESVLPGSPADNASLKSGDRILFLNGLDMRNCSHDKVVSMLQGSGAMPTLVVEEGLVPFASDSDSMDSPNPSSALTSLQWVAEILPSSIRVQGRTFSQQLEHLLTPPERYGVCRALESFFQHRNIDTLIVDVYPVLDTPAKQVLWQFIYQLLTYEEQELCQEKIACFLGYTAMTEPELEPELEPEPAPEPQMRSSLRASSMCRRSLRSQGLEASLGCGPGDCPEMPLPPIPGERQAGDGTSLPETPNPKMMSAVYAELESRLSSSFKGKMGTSSRARASPPLPSAAGPAGPRTRSSISWPSEQLLPSPSYYPLCSEGLASPSSSESHPYASLDSSRAPSPQPDPEPDRAESPPSLDPSRRPSSRRKLFAFSRPVRSRDTDRFLDALSEQLGPRVTIVEDFLSPENDYEEMSFHDDQGSFITNERSSASECISSSEEGSSLTYSSLSDHIPPPPLSPPPPPPLPFHDPKPSSSRTPDGPRGPAPALPKPLAQLGHPVPPPPPPPLPPPVPCAPPMLPRGLGHRRSETSHMSVKRLRWEQVENSEGTIWGQLGEDSDYDKLSDMVKYLDLELHFGTQKAAKPVPGPEPFRKKEVVEILSHKKAYNTSILLAHLKLSPAELRQVLMSMEPRRLEPAHLAQLLLFAPDADEEQRYQAYREAPGRLSEPDQFVLQMLSVPEYKTRLRSLHFQATLQEKTEEIRGSLECLRQASLELKNSRKLAKILEFVLAMGNYLNDGQPQTNKTTGFKINFLTELNSTKTVDGKSTFLHILAKSLSQHFPELLGFAQDLPTVPLAAKVNQRALTSDLADLHGTISEIQAACQSMAPSSEDKFAVVMASFLETAQPLLRALDGLQREAMEELGKALAFFGEDSKATTSEAFFGIFAEFMSKFERALGDLQAAEGPRSSGMVSPLAW